The window GCTATGGTGGGCGAAACAAGCGCAGGGGCCTGCGTGTTTGCGATGAAAGAGGTGGAAGGAGAAAGGTGGTGGCTTTCGTGTCTGCTTTCCACCTGTAATGGGTGCGTGCGCctttctccacctccgctcACACTCCCCTCTCATCGAGGACCCCCActtctcctccgtctctgtTCATCAAGagtcctccctctccttttccctcaaCTCATCTACTCGGCCCACTCACACACTCATACACGCGCGCCTCCTTATCGATTCCGCTCGATGTGCGCTCACACCTGTGGGGTACatcacacacgtgtgcattGCGGCGATAGCTGCGGTGTTGCACTACGTGCGGCCATACGTGCATCTATAGACCCATACGCTCACCGCCACCCTACATCAGTCTTCTGTCTTTATCTCTTTACctacctcctccctccctccccaatTTAGcccctctgtgtgcgcgcaaGAACGAGAGCGAGTGTGGTCGAGTGAGTCTGTGTGCATCGGTGTGaatgtgtgtggatgtgtccTTTATTCTGCTCGTATCATCGCTCTGTTCGAtctctcgcttccccttGCTGAGTGAGCACAGGAGGAGTGGGCTTatttgcctcccccctcttcataCACGCAGGAGAGAAGCGTACAGACACAACGTCCACACAGCGGTacccccccctacacacacacatacgcagcgagaggggagaaggaggaggaaggggcaaGGGGGAGAGAATATCAACAACGCATAGGGGCCCGTGAGCAGTCACGTCAAGGCGAAGACAAGCATACAAACAGAAGTACTccaagaggggggagagcaaGGCGATAACGGgcggttgtgtgtgcgcctctctctgcttgcgCTTTGCTGCCCCGCCTTGGTGtctggcggtgctggtggctGCCGCTTCACCGCGCCAAGCTCGCGCTTCCCCTCAACCGAGTAACGGCACAAAATGGAGGCTGCACTGACCGAGCTCAAGAATACGGGTAATGCGCAGTTTGTGTCCGGCAACGCCAGGGACGCGATTGAGACCTACAAGAGAGGCATTCTCCTCATCGAAGCCGAGGCAGGTCAgatgcaacagcagctgaagcCAGTGGGATCATCGGCCACAACGTTGAGGACATGTGAGGAAATGCGGGCATTGCACGTGCTGCTCTACTCGAACATGTCGAATGCCTACTTGTGCTTGGGCAATTTTAGCGAGAGTTGgcaggcagctgcagctgcgaccAGACTCGACCCGCATGCTTGGAAGCCGTGGATGCGTTTCATAGAGGCtcgtcgccgcggcggcttCCCGTTTGACGCTCTTGTGCATTCACTGCGGTACCTACGGCCACTCCTGCGCGCGGAGCGGGAGCAGAAGCGCATGAAGGCGGCAGAAGCCGCGTCCACTCTCGCTGCCATTGAAGACCCGCTGTGTGACGAATTGGGATTGCTGCGCCTCTCACCAGACATCGAGCTCGTCGAGTACGCGGGCGGTGTGGCGATGATTAGTCGTCGTCAGTTTCAGCCGAAGGACGTGATCTTTATAGAGCACAAGTACACCAGGATCAACTTGGAGGAGAGCGGGATGAGCACGCAACCTGACCACAGCACAGAGTCAATCGTGGGGTACTTCGCGGAGCGCCTGCGCCCGGAGCAGGCGGCAGGGAgtcagcggtggcgcgaCTTCAAGAAGGACTTCGCCGGTGCATGGCCGCGCAACAATGACGACATCGACGTCGACACCCGCGATACCATCAGCAGCTACCTGCGCACCCGCTTCCCCGACGTTGCCGAGAATGACTTCTGTGAGTTGCTCAGCACTGCCCTTATGTGCCGCTTCAACTGTTTCCACTCCGGGTTTTTTCGCACCTGCGCCCTGGCGAACCACAGCTGCCATGCCAACATCGCCATGAAGTACAGCAGCGTGGAGGAGACGGTCAAAATGATTGCCGTCGACCTCATCCAGCCCGGCGAGCTCATGAACGTGAAGTATCTCAGCGACGCACACTTCCTGCTTGGTGTAGGGAAGCGCCGTGAGCTGCTCCGCTCGTGGCTCTTCTGGTGCCAGTGCGACCGTTGCCAGCGAGATAGCCAGTCCACAGCCATCTCGGAGTTCATTGAGTGTTCGGCTTGCGGTGCCTTCTCGCACTCCGCCCTCATGGGGTTCAACCCCGCCTCTGACCCGCTGctgaaggcaaaggaggcaTGCTGTGCGTGTAGCGCGGAGATGGTGTGGTCACCAGCGCAGCGTGACCTCCTCCAGAATGAGCTCATGCACACCTTTGCTAGCAGCACATCTTACTACACCTCCAAAGAGCTCGCTGAGTGGATGCAGAAGCAGCTCGAGAGTACGGAGAATCTGCGTCTGCACCCCGAGCACTGGATCTACCGCGCCCTTTTTTATTTCTTCGCTGTGGCGCTAACGGCAATGGTGGATCGCGTTAGTGCAGGTCTGAACGAGCCGCGTATCTCGCAGTTcctggtggaggagatgaagcaCCTCTTTAGTGCCTGCGGCCTGCAGACCTACTACCTTCctcgctgtgccgccgcaCGTATAAAGGTCGGCGCGGCAAAGGACTTGGCTGGCGTGGTGGCAGTAAACGAAGTCGTGTGTCGAAACAGcgatagtggtggtggcggcgagtTTCTTAAGAGTCTTCTTATTCTCTGGGAGCTGCTGGTCCCCTTCTACCCTGTGAACGAGATGTGGTCCGTCAACGATGCCATCTGCAAGTTGGTGCTACTGCACTTGGTCTACCCCACAACAGAGGCGTCACTAGCCTCTTCGCTGgcgttgcagctgctccagcgacACGGTCGCTATGTCGGGGACGTCAATAGTGGTAAGTGGCTGCACCGCTATAGCATGCATCGGACCACCTTCAACCCAAAGGAGCCGCTTCCGTTGGCGAAGTTGAAAAAGGCTTTCAAGAGTGGATGAGTGAGGAACTTTCACTTATTCATTAGCGCCCTTTGCATGtgcgcacacatacaaaaaGCACGGGGAGACTGTCATGGTGGTGAGGGAAATAGTCGTGTCacctgcctctgccgctccgTGCGTCTACGTCTGTGAGTTAAGGTACGTGTCGGTGTTATAGGTCAACGTCATGGGTATGTCAccatcccctccctcctcctctctctctgcctgtgtaTAGGCGGCCTCTCTTTTGCAGCCCGAAGAGTACGCCGgggcccccctctccctcccgtCGCTTGGCCTTTGGCTGTTGGCCCCCCTTTTATGTCACCTTTCGCGTCAgatgtctctctgtgtgtaggGGTCgacactccccctcccccatccgcCATCTCTGTCggcacgccccccccccccacccgaAGCACCGCAATCTGTCAATTGCATTTGcgctctgccgcttctctcctctgaCATTACTTGTCCCTCTGCGTCCACCCCCCGGTCCCCCTCTCACCCTTTCCTACGGGCTGTTTCAGGCCTCTCATTCGCACTCGGATGCCATAGGGTgacgaccaccaccatgaccacacccacacacacgccgcttctctccgcTTATTATGGCCAATGGGGTGAGTACCCCTTCTGCACGTATGTACGTCTCTTTTCACAGACGTTTTGCTTTCCGTCATGATGCGGGAGACTTCAGCGCATGGTGCCTCAGGGTGCGGTGCCCCCactctgtctgtctctctctctcttcatggggaggaggtcgtgcagccccctttttcctgcCAACGCTGAACCCCTTCTGCTGGCGATTGGGTCAGACACCTACGGTGGAGGGCAGTCAGAGCGATATGTCACTGCTGACGTTGCTGCTCGGGATGTGGATGCTGTTGCTTCGGTGCAACGCTGCAGACGCTTGCAGCGCCCGTACGATGGGCGGAGCTTCAGCGCGACACGAGCACACCTCACgcagccctcgctgcctactggtgtggtGTGGAGGGGCCTGGGCCGCCTCGCGGAATGCAcccggtggcggtgggcgTGTAGAGTTTGAAGCAGAGACTGTGCTCAGATTGCTCGGTCGGCGCATTCCTGTAACGCGTGACTACGGCTGCTTGGCACCACGGGGAATGAGGTCCCTGACAGCGCCGGGGGGCGctcggggagaggggggcgcctGACCTGCTGTTTTGTGGCTCGGCATGGGCACGCTGGATGTCAAACAGTCAGGCGCTAAAGGTTTTCTCGCGTTGTCCTCGCTGTGGGCAACGTCGCGTAGGACTGCGGTGCCGTTTTCTCTGCCTTTTATTTATTTCGGCCTTATTCTGCACTCGTCGGTGACTTGTCTCCTTTGGGGGGCACACCTGCAATGGCACGCCGACGCGCAGGCGTATGCCACTCAGCCACACACCGACctgtttccccccccccaccaccaccaccaccgctccaATGGGTCTCTTGTTCTGCGCTGTGCCACTTCATCGCTCGAGCGTTAGCATCTGCTCTTTCATTGTGCCTCGCGTAGTGTAGGTGCGTCTGTGTTTCGGGCGGCTAGTCGCACATGTCTTTATACCGTCCCCGTGCGTCTGCACCGATATGTGTGAGTTGGGCGGGGCGACTGGAGTACTACTTCaatctcctctctctctcgttacGTTGTGCTTTGtattgcgtgtgtgcgcgggtATGTCCGTGATGGGGGTAGGTGCTGTATGGTGTGTGCTTTCCCTTGGGGCATTCGCTTCCCTCTGGGCATCTACAATCTcttgacacacacacacacacaaccgtGCGTGCGTTCTCCCTTACAAactctttgcctcctccctcgaATTTTGTTCCCGCCTCCTTTTAGCTTGTGTAAGTGTCTTTGGCGACATGGCGTTCTCGCGACTGCAACTGTTGTACGCGAcgtgctcctctcttgctcagTCACGCCCTCGCTTCCTTACTTGACTTGCTGTTTGTCAGGGCTCCCTCGCTCGGCCCTCCTAcaccgcttctctctctcgtgcttcTTTTTCAGCTTTAGGAGGGGTCTCCCTTgcgctgtgtgtggtgcgttTCTTGCTCACTTCCTGTTTGCCCTCGTTGTCTTTGGAAACTCacttcgccttctctgtgcgcgtgtataGGCGTGTATGTGCATAAGTGTGTATCTAGCTGGGAGCGTTTCGCATTCTGCGTGGCAGGTGAGTGAGTCTCCCTGCGCTCCGGAGTGAGTGCATCAACACCTTGGTTTGTTGGCTCTCTGGGTCCTCCTTATGTCTTTCAATCTCCTGTGGTGCTGTAGCAAATCCTCCGTACCGCTGCCCCGTCGTGTTCGCACGCGCTCTTACTTTCCCTTTTGCGCACTTTCTCAAAGATGTTTTGTCTGcatctcccttttctctttctgttgaGCTTTGTCTCCCGTCAGCGTCTCCTtaagcagcagccgcatcattgctgttgtgtgtggCCAGCTGCGTCATTGCGCTCGTTTCCTCCGTACTTCCTTTTCGgattttctctccttcctgaGCTCAATTCCAaacccccttcccctgccCTACCGACTCAATCGTGCtcggtgtctctctctttgtgggtgggtgggcatTGTTGTGTAGCTCGCTCACCCTGCTGTCagcctctctccttgtctccCCTCCTACCCACAGAGACACATGACGTCGCGCCACTGTTCCTCACGTCACTTCACTCCGCcccgcacccctccccctt is drawn from Leishmania panamensis strain MHOM/PA/94/PSC-1 chromosome 24 sequence and contains these coding sequences:
- a CDS encoding hypothetical protein (TriTrypDB/GeneDB-style sysID: LpmP.24.0380), with protein sequence MEAALTELKNTGNAQFVSGNARDAIETYKRGILLIEAEAGQMQQQLKPVGSSATTLRTCEEMRALHVLLYSNMSNAYLCLGNFSESWQAAAAATRLDPHAWKPWMRFIEARRRGGFPFDALVHSLRYLRPLLRAEREQKRMKAAEAASTLAAIEDPLCDELGLLRLSPDIELVEYAGGVAMISRRQFQPKDVIFIEHKYTRINLEESGMSTQPDHSTESIVGYFAERLRPEQAAGSQRWRDFKKDFAGAWPRNNDDIDVDTRDTISSYLRTRFPDVAENDFCELLSTALMCRFNCFHSGFFRTCALANHSCHANIAMKYSSVEETVKMIAVDLIQPGELMNVKYLSDAHFLLGVGKRRELLRSWLFWCQCDRCQRDSQSTAISEFIECSACGAFSHSALMGFNPASDPLLKAKEACCACSAEMVWSPAQRDLLQNELMHTFASSTSYYTSKELAEWMQKQLESTENLRLHPEHWIYRALFYFFAVALTAMVDRVSAGLNEPRISQFLVEEMKHLFSACGLQTYYLPRCAAARIKVGAAKDLAGVVAVNEVVCRNSDSGGGGEFLKSLLILWELLVPFYPVNEMWSVNDAICKLVLLHLVYPTTEASLASSLALQLLQRHGRYVGDVNSGKWLHRYSMHRTTFNPKEPLPLAKLKKAFKSG